From the Aspergillus puulaauensis MK2 DNA, chromosome 1, nearly complete sequence genome, the window ATAATACGGGATAAAGTAACCGTTGCTAACTACATTTCTAGACATTGATATTATTACGGCAGAAGCTATGGCGCTGGCTCAGCAGATGGCTACTGGAGAAAAGAAGTCGCACGATGTGTTCGATGACGGATTTAACCGTTACGCCTTCCGTGATATGGACGGTCTCCCAGAATGGTTCATTGACGACGAGGGCAAGCACAGTAAACCAACTCGTCCAATCACcaaggcagcagcggcagcaatcCAAGAGAAGATGCGCGCTATCAATGCTCGACCTATCAAGAAGGTGATGGAGGCCAAGGGTCGCAAGAAGTTCAAGGCAGCCCAGCGGATAGAAAAACTTCGCAAGAAGTCTGCGCTACTGGCGGATGATGACACCCTGAGCGAGAGGGACAAGGCCCAGACTATTGCACGAATGATGagcagggcgatgaagaagaaacccaAGCAACAGGCgaaggtggttgttgccAAGGGAAGCAACAGGGGTATTTCTGGCCGGCCTAAGGGAGTGAAGGGTAAATACAAGATTGTGGATGCTAGAATGAAGAAGGACGTGCGGGCTCAGAAGCGactggcgaagaagaagcaaaaataGATTCACATATCTGTACATAATACATAGACAGGTCGAGACAAATCTGATACCCGTGAACCAACTGACAGAGCATGAATCACTGCTTCACCGTGGAAAACCCAGAGCCATGGGAGTGGATATGACTAAGAGTGGCAACTTTATCGATCGTCGCCGAATGCTGCCTTTCTTCACCTGCCATCAATCTCACGCGGGCCGGGGCTGGATTTTCGCATTTGCTTCACGCGCTCTTTTACCCTTTTCTCTCGTTACTCTGCAGTTTGTCGTACATATGTTGCTGCCAGTATAAATATTCCCTTGTCCATATTGCaccctctctttcttccgaGTTTGATTTTTATGTTCgctttttatactatatcttaGCCCGCCCGACCGCCACTACTACTCGATGGGATTCTTTGATCACCTCCAAAGAGGAGGCTTTTCGCTACAGCCGAAGAAACCGCAGATTCGCCAGGTGGTACAGTCGCGCCCTGCTCCTCCCTCACGACCGTCGCCCCAAGTCGCAAATAAGCCTTCGTCGCGAAATCTCTCCGCCGAACCTCGGAAGAAAACTCGAGACTCCGCCAGCCGGTCAGCCTCGGGAGATAGAGACCTCCCACCATCGAAGCGGCGACTGACGCCGTTACGGAACCGAAAGCGCCCGACTCCCGAACAGCGGTTGTCCagtgacgatgacgatgaggggAGCGACACGGATACCTCTCTCGAAGTACGCAAACGTGCAAGGACAGGCGACAGCGCAGAGCCGGATTATGGGAGACGGCTACGATCAGTGAAGGCATTCTCTGGGGATGACGCTAAGTCGCTTCCCATTGTACACGCGGCGGAGATCACGTCTGTGCAGAAACCGGGAAAGTTCAAGCCAGCCTTTGGGAATGCAGATCAGACCTCGGAAATACTCCTGCAGTACCCTAGTGCGACGCCGAAAGAAAGGTACGGGTGCTCACAAGCTTATTTGCGACATTTGCATGTTGGCTAACGGTATTTTTCGCACTATAGATACGAAGTGGTGGTTCCCCGCGACAATGACGAGTTCAAACCCCTCGATGATATTGTCCAGGTTATCGAAACCATAACCCAGGAATACGTACACGAAGACGAGCTGGACGAATTCAATAATGAGTCGACTGGTATTAAGCGAAGATTACGGCGCGGCCTCGCACGCGGAGACGAATCCGAGTTTCGCCAATCTGTCACGGACTATAACCAAGCCATCGAACGTCTACGAGAAAGCGGAAGTATCGCGAAAAAGCTAGACGCCACTCACCGGCTTAGTTTGCCTCACGTTGAACGAATCCTGACACAGATCTATTCTCGGACGGTGTCACCACGAGTTGAGTCTCTTCGACAATACGAGAATGGGTCCGACAATGTGTATGGAGaacttcttcctcgattTATCAGCTCTATCTTCAAAGAAACCGGGCTAAAATCGAATCATGTTTTCGTCGACCTCGGGTCCGGAGTGGGGAATGTAGTTTTACAGGCAGCTTTGGAAATAGGATGCGAGAGCTGGGGTTGCGAAATGATGCAAAACGCATGCGACCTGGCAGAGCTTCAACAGTCAGAGTTCAAGACGAGATGTCGCCTGTGGGGCATTGCACCAGGAAAGACGCACCTAGTGCGAGGCGACTTCCTCAAGGAGCAAAGCATTATCGATGTTCTAAAAAGAGCC encodes:
- the dot1 gene encoding histone methyltransferase DOT1 (COG:B;~EggNog:ENOG410PN9X;~InterPro:IPR021162,IPR025789,IPR029063,IPR030445;~PFAM:PF08123;~go_component: GO:0005634 - nucleus [Evidence IEA];~go_function: GO:0018024 - histone-lysine N-methyltransferase activity [Evidence IEA];~go_function: GO:0031151 - histone methyltransferase activity (H3-K79 specific) [Evidence IEA];~go_function: GO:0031493 - nucleosomal histone binding [Evidence IEA];~go_process: GO:0000077 - DNA damage checkpoint [Evidence IEA];~go_process: GO:0006281 - DNA repair [Evidence IEA];~go_process: GO:0006348 - chromatin silencing at telomere [Evidence IEA];~go_process: GO:0034729 - histone H3-K79 methylation [Evidence IEA];~go_process: GO:0051726 - regulation of cell cycle [Evidence IEA]) produces the protein MGFFDHLQRGGFSLQPKKPQIRQVVQSRPAPPSRPSPQVANKPSSRNLSAEPRKKTRDSASRSASGDRDLPPSKRRLTPLRNRKRPTPEQRLSSDDDDEGSDTDTSLEVRKRARTGDSAEPDYGRRLRSVKAFSGDDAKSLPIVHAAEITSVQKPGKFKPAFGNADQTSEILLQYPSATPKERYEVVVPRDNDEFKPLDDIVQVIETITQEYVHEDELDEFNNESTGIKRRLRRGLARGDESEFRQSVTDYNQAIERLRESGSIAKKLDATHRLSLPHVERILTQIYSRTVSPRVESLRQYENGSDNVYGELLPRFISSIFKETGLKSNHVFVDLGSGVGNVVLQAALEIGCESWGCEMMQNACDLAELQQSEFKTRCRLWGIAPGKTHLVRGDFLKEQSIIDVLKRADVVLINNQAFTPQLNNELINHFLDMKEGCQIVSLKSFVPVGHKIQSRNLNSPINLLTVKQRHYWSNNVSWTDVGGSYFIATKDSSRLKAFSDSLA